The following are from one region of the Paenibacillus bovis genome:
- a CDS encoding carotenoid biosynthesis protein: MGWLFWIWYAIGAALLLTSSVPKALDFSNGLFLVFYALYALYLMNRQEVYWQLSDRSVSGGVHRKWVRLLLSTVVVWLGGMSLEWIGVHTGWPFGEYKYTLVLGSLIFGVPWTLGFAWIGVVAGGALLSSMRIEKEGQTPGAVNAWSTRLLRAVKIGVWIIILDLVLDPVAHARGFWRTRLIYRRSGTGRSRVSLMVSRSAGCSKAMV, from the coding sequence ATGGGCTGGTTGTTCTGGATCTGGTATGCGATCGGCGCTGCCCTGCTGCTAACGAGCAGTGTGCCCAAAGCGCTGGACTTTTCCAATGGATTGTTTTTGGTATTTTACGCGCTCTATGCGTTGTATTTAATGAATCGTCAGGAAGTGTATTGGCAACTGTCCGACCGGTCAGTCAGTGGCGGAGTACATAGAAAATGGGTACGTCTGCTGCTGTCGACTGTCGTGGTCTGGTTGGGCGGCATGTCTCTGGAATGGATCGGTGTACATACGGGTTGGCCGTTTGGAGAATACAAATATACGCTAGTACTCGGAAGTCTGATTTTTGGAGTACCATGGACACTTGGATTTGCCTGGATCGGTGTAGTAGCCGGCGGCGCGCTGCTCAGCAGTATGCGGATCGAGAAAGAAGGGCAGACACCGGGTGCTGTAAACGCCTGGTCTACACGTCTGCTGCGTGCTGTCAAAATCGGCGTCTGGATCATTATTCTGGATCTGGTACTGGACCCGGTAGCCCATGCACGCGGATTCTGGCGAACGCGCCTTATATATCGGAGAAGTGGGACTGGCAGGAGCAGAGTCAGTCTTATGGTCAGCAGATCGGCAGGATGCTCGAAGGCTATGGTCTAA
- the fni gene encoding type 2 isopentenyl-diphosphate Delta-isomerase — protein sequence MNQENPIAGNISDRKSAHVRLCLEEDVAGAGITSGMERYRFRHQALPEIDFGSIDLHTSFLNIPMSAPLLISSMTGGSAATGQINLRLAQAAQSRGWAMGLGSVRAAIEHDELASTFNVRQQAPSIPVIANLGAVQLNYGFGIEQCRRAVELAEASALVLHLNSLQEVFQPEGNVNFAGLLSRIEQVARQLEVPVGIKEVGWGIDGSTARRLTDAGAAFIDVAGAGGTSWSQVEKFRSSDSVRREAAEAFAGWGTPTADCILDVRAELPDIPLIGSGGLSHGVDAAKAIALGADLAGFGRSLLGAAVESVEALEQVLQRVEFELSAAMFGVGVANIAELQQTDRLYRRE from the coding sequence ATGAATCAGGAGAACCCTATAGCAGGAAATATTTCGGATCGGAAAAGTGCGCATGTGCGGCTTTGTCTGGAGGAAGATGTGGCAGGTGCAGGGATTACCTCCGGAATGGAACGTTATCGGTTTCGGCATCAGGCACTGCCAGAGATAGATTTTGGCAGTATTGATCTTCATACATCGTTTCTGAATATTCCTATGTCTGCGCCACTGCTAATCAGCTCCATGACTGGCGGCAGTGCAGCGACCGGGCAAATTAACCTCCGTCTGGCACAGGCTGCCCAGAGCCGCGGCTGGGCCATGGGGCTTGGTTCGGTTCGGGCAGCGATCGAGCACGATGAGCTGGCAAGCACGTTCAATGTACGCCAGCAAGCACCCAGCATCCCCGTGATTGCCAATCTGGGAGCGGTACAGCTGAATTACGGATTTGGTATCGAGCAATGCAGACGTGCCGTAGAGCTGGCGGAAGCGAGTGCTCTGGTACTGCATCTGAACAGTCTGCAGGAAGTTTTTCAACCGGAAGGCAATGTGAATTTTGCCGGACTGTTATCCCGGATCGAACAGGTAGCCCGGCAGCTGGAAGTTCCTGTAGGAATCAAGGAAGTCGGCTGGGGGATTGATGGCAGTACCGCACGCCGCCTGACAGATGCCGGAGCTGCGTTTATTGATGTGGCAGGTGCAGGAGGAACTTCATGGAGTCAGGTGGAGAAATTCCGCAGCAGCGATTCGGTGCGCCGCGAAGCAGCAGAAGCTTTTGCAGGCTGGGGAACACCTACAGCAGACTGTATCCTTGATGTACGCGCAGAGCTACCGGATATTCCGCTGATCGGCAGCGGCGGCTTGAGTCACGGCGTCGATGCTGCCAAAGCTATTGCACTGGGTGCCGATCTGGCAGGTTTTGGCCGTTCCTTGCTGGGTGCAGCGGTAGAGTCGGTGGAGGCGCTGGAGCAGGTACTGCAGCGTGTTGAATTTGAATTGTCGGCTGCCATGTTCGGCGTTGGAGTCGCGAATATTGCCGAGCTGCAGCAGACGGATCGTTTGTACAGACGCGAATAG
- a CDS encoding phytoene/squalene synthase family protein, whose protein sequence is MKYVSEADLQSCEEMIRHGSSSFYYAFSWLTSPQKEAVHVIYAFCRMIDDSVDEPEQSVYTIQELQSLFANLEQAEGHFIWPSLRWLFEAFPSLSRAPFQRQMDGQTYDLTFTRYSTMRELEHYCYLVAGTVGEMLLPVLKGEHSEEIRHSGIALGKAMQIVNIMRDIGEDGRRGRRYIPLELLKKHGYTEQELENGVIDERFRALMDELRLLAEQWFATGLGDLRAYPERSAFTVELAATFYAGIMDVIAENGHDVFSRRAYVDDARKRELLIQVAMRHGVDLDMLEQPAVS, encoded by the coding sequence TTGAAATATGTAAGCGAAGCGGATCTGCAGAGCTGCGAAGAAATGATCCGTCATGGATCGTCGTCTTTTTATTACGCCTTTAGCTGGCTGACCAGTCCACAAAAAGAAGCAGTTCACGTGATTTATGCTTTTTGCCGGATGATTGATGACAGTGTGGATGAACCGGAGCAATCCGTCTATACCATTCAGGAGCTGCAATCGCTGTTCGCGAATCTGGAACAGGCGGAAGGGCATTTTATCTGGCCTTCTTTGCGCTGGTTGTTTGAGGCTTTTCCTTCATTGTCGCGTGCGCCGTTTCAACGCCAGATGGATGGGCAGACGTATGATCTGACCTTTACACGCTATTCCACCATGCGCGAGCTGGAGCATTATTGTTATCTGGTAGCCGGTACGGTAGGCGAGATGCTGCTGCCTGTGTTAAAAGGCGAGCATAGCGAAGAGATTCGTCACTCCGGCATTGCGCTGGGCAAAGCGATGCAAATTGTTAATATTATGCGCGATATTGGCGAAGACGGCCGGAGGGGTCGCCGTTATATTCCTTTGGAGCTGCTAAAAAAGCATGGATATACTGAACAGGAACTGGAAAATGGCGTGATCGACGAACGTTTTCGTGCTCTAATGGATGAGCTGCGTCTGCTGGCCGAGCAGTGGTTTGCTACAGGTCTGGGCGATTTGCGGGCTTATCCGGAACGCAGTGCGTTTACAGTAGAGCTGGCAGCGACATTCTACGCGGGGATTATGGATGTTATTGCCGAGAATGGACATGATGTGTTTTCCCGGCGTGCCTATGTGGATGATGCGCGCAAGCGTGAACTGCTGATCCAGGTAGCTATGCGGCATGGCGTCGATCTGGATATGCTGGAACAGCCTGCCGTCTCCTGA